A region of Shewanella psychromarinicola DNA encodes the following proteins:
- a CDS encoding rhodanese-like domain-containing protein — protein MKTAQEYISEIKANIREVSTHELHTAMSKPDVVIIDVREHEEFLTGHIEGAINFPRGVLEMKIHEHPLVSHHCEWVLALTELAQKDIYLICRTGGRSALAAASLQNMGFTKPLSVAGGMMQWQQDEFPLVPHKV, from the coding sequence ATGAAAACAGCTCAAGAATACATAAGTGAAATCAAAGCGAATATTAGGGAAGTGAGTACTCATGAATTACATACCGCGATGAGTAAACCAGATGTGGTGATCATTGATGTTCGTGAGCATGAAGAGTTTCTGACAGGTCACATAGAAGGTGCAATAAATTTTCCTCGTGGCGTATTAGAGATGAAAATTCATGAACATCCTTTGGTGAGTCATCACTGTGAATGGGTATTAGCATTAACTGAGTTAGCTCAAAAAGACATATACCTTATTTGCCGTACGGGTGGTCGTTCAGCACTTGCCGCAGCATCATTACAGAATATGGGCTTTACCAAACCATTGTCTGTCGCTGGTGGCATGATGCAATGGCAACAAGATGAATTTCCGTTAGTGCCTCATAAGGTATAA
- a CDS encoding response regulator transcription factor — MPNLNNIFMVDDDLAILDSMQFMLLQYGFNLQIYPSANQFLANSDISQPGCLIVDSKMPEITGQELQQTLVKGKSPLGIIFLTGHGDLPMAVQAFRQGACDFFQKPVKGIELVSAIEKALATSKYTFEAMQLRQRYSTLTERENQVLHLLIDGKTNKKMADILFVSLRTIEVHRSKIIKKLQVRNAAELAKFSPLLVD; from the coding sequence ATGCCGAATTTAAACAATATTTTTATGGTTGATGATGACCTCGCGATCCTTGATTCAATGCAATTTATGCTTTTGCAATACGGTTTCAACTTACAAATATACCCATCAGCTAATCAATTCCTTGCCAATAGTGATATATCTCAGCCAGGCTGTCTTATTGTTGACAGTAAAATGCCGGAAATCACCGGCCAAGAATTGCAACAAACACTCGTCAAAGGTAAAAGTCCGTTAGGGATTATTTTTCTGACCGGCCATGGTGATCTGCCGATGGCGGTTCAGGCATTTAGACAAGGTGCCTGTGATTTTTTTCAAAAACCGGTAAAAGGAATAGAGCTTGTTAGTGCAATAGAGAAAGCATTAGCTACTAGCAAATACACATTTGAAGCAATGCAATTAAGGCAACGTTACAGCACCCTAACCGAAAGAGAAAATCAGGTGCTACATCTATTAATTGATGGAAAAACCAATAAGAAAATGGCAGATATTCTGTTTGTATCGTTGCGAACCATAGAGGTTCACCGTTCAAAAATAATTAAAAAGCTCCAGGTACGTAATGCAGCTGAGTTAGCCAAATTCAGTCCCTTACTTGTTGACTAG
- a CDS encoding MBL fold metallo-hydrolase has product MSKIRIDPFYHRTSHAITYVVTDLATRQSAIIDPVLDFDMASGTISTCFADNIIDHIDKHGFEIEWILETHAHCDHMSAACYIKTKRGGTTGIGEHITQVQHTVKRLLNLDESFQCNGEQFDQLFTDKELIKLGHLTIHIMHTPGHTPACVSYLIEDVIFVGDTLSTPEWGTVNTDFPNSSTTTLYHSINNILALPNCTRVFIGHDPLGYKRQDNIFETSVIAQKRYNCVVGGKVTLAEFVQRHQQRHIDSDIPHLLLAAIQINIRAGNMPPADRKGNAYLKIPLNQLS; this is encoded by the coding sequence ATGAGTAAAATCCGTATTGATCCTTTTTATCATCGTACTAGTCATGCTATTACCTATGTGGTGACCGATCTTGCTACTCGTCAAAGTGCGATTATTGATCCCGTTTTAGACTTCGATATGGCCTCTGGTACTATAAGTACATGTTTTGCCGATAACATCATTGATCATATCGATAAGCATGGATTTGAAATTGAATGGATTTTAGAAACTCATGCACATTGCGATCATATGTCTGCGGCGTGTTATATCAAGACCAAACGCGGGGGAACAACGGGGATTGGTGAGCACATTACTCAAGTCCAGCACACCGTTAAAAGATTGCTAAATCTCGATGAGAGCTTTCAGTGCAATGGCGAGCAGTTTGATCAACTGTTTACCGATAAAGAACTCATTAAATTGGGTCATTTAACTATTCACATTATGCATACACCCGGACATACACCTGCTTGTGTGAGCTATCTCATTGAAGATGTGATATTTGTCGGTGACACATTATCTACGCCAGAATGGGGTACTGTGAATACTGATTTCCCCAATAGCAGCACGACCACCTTGTATCATTCAATTAACAATATATTAGCGTTACCTAATTGTACTCGGGTGTTTATAGGGCATGATCCCCTTGGATACAAACGCCAAGATAATATATTTGAAACATCAGTGATTGCGCAGAAAAGGTATAACTGCGTTGTCGGCGGTAAAGTGACCCTCGCTGAGTTTGTTCAGCGACATCAACAACGCCACATTGATTCTGATATACCGCATCTATTGTTAGCGGCAATCCAAATTAATATTCGAGCAGGTAACATGCCACCAGCAGACCGTAAGGGTAACGCTTACCTTAAAATACCGCTTAACCAGTTGTCATAA
- a CDS encoding Y-family DNA polymerase, whose translation MFALVDANAFYCSAEQVFRPDWRGRPMIVLSNNDGCIVAANRHAKEAGIQKFLPYFQVKALCAQRNVIVCSSNYELYADLSAKMMAIIGRFAPEQHVYSIDESFLSFKHCYPAIKCLHTQGQLIRRAVWKEARLPVCVGIAETLTLAKIANHAAKKIQGYQGVCVIETMQQRTDILKQLAVAEVWGIGRKMSNKLALINIRSAFDLASMPPSLARKQFSIEIERTVRELNGQVCKQWDEARADKKQIFSTRSVGERITDYESLLQALSKHVGIAALKARQQDSHCKTMLLFASNSPHDEQPVSYKVIVHFPCPTHCSVELTKAMTHAAPRLFRQGVRYYKIGVGLVDLASEKHFQFDLFNTAKVTHALMHTLDGINQRYGRDTVFLAAQGIEQKWAMRRDLLTPQYSTQWKCLPKIKC comes from the coding sequence ATGTTTGCCTTAGTCGATGCCAATGCTTTTTATTGCAGTGCTGAACAGGTGTTTCGTCCTGATTGGCGTGGTAGACCGATGATTGTGCTCAGCAATAATGATGGCTGTATTGTGGCCGCTAATCGACATGCAAAAGAGGCTGGCATTCAAAAGTTTTTACCTTATTTTCAAGTTAAAGCCTTATGCGCCCAGCGCAATGTCATCGTTTGCTCATCTAATTATGAATTGTATGCCGATTTATCGGCAAAGATGATGGCAATAATAGGCCGTTTTGCCCCAGAGCAGCATGTGTATTCGATTGATGAAAGCTTTCTGTCTTTTAAGCATTGTTATCCCGCGATCAAATGCCTGCATACCCAAGGTCAGTTAATCCGCCGCGCGGTTTGGAAAGAAGCGCGCCTACCTGTTTGTGTTGGCATAGCCGAAACCTTGACCTTGGCTAAAATTGCTAATCACGCCGCTAAAAAAATCCAGGGATACCAAGGTGTGTGCGTTATCGAGACTATGCAGCAACGTACCGACATTTTAAAACAGTTGGCGGTTGCAGAAGTATGGGGAATTGGCAGGAAGATGAGTAACAAGCTTGCGTTAATCAATATTCGCAGCGCATTTGATCTCGCCTCTATGCCGCCCAGTCTTGCGAGAAAGCAGTTTAGTATTGAAATAGAGCGTACGGTGCGCGAGCTTAACGGCCAAGTGTGTAAACAATGGGATGAGGCGAGGGCTGATAAAAAGCAAATTTTCTCCACCCGCAGTGTGGGCGAGCGCATCACCGATTATGAGTCATTATTACAAGCGTTAAGTAAGCATGTTGGTATTGCGGCGCTCAAAGCGCGTCAGCAAGACTCCCATTGTAAAACCATGTTGCTGTTTGCGAGTAATTCCCCCCATGACGAACAGCCAGTAAGTTATAAAGTCATCGTACATTTTCCATGCCCAACCCATTGCAGCGTTGAGCTCACCAAAGCTATGACCCACGCTGCTCCAAGGCTATTTCGTCAAGGAGTACGCTATTACAAAATAGGCGTGGGCCTAGTTGATTTAGCCAGCGAGAAGCATTTTCAATTTGATTTATTTAATACCGCTAAGGTCACCCATGCGCTAATGCACACGCTAGATGGCATCAACCAACGCTACGGTCGCGACACTGTGTTTCTGGCCGCACAAGGGATAGAGCAAAAGTGGGCCATGCGCCGTGATTTACTAACACCTCAATATTCGACCCAATGGAAATGCTTGCCAAAGATAAAATGCTAA
- a CDS encoding MlaE family ABC transporter permease: protein MTLATFHIDMQDDNCSLHLTGDWQLGQAPLGADICATLPSVCHSVTLITTELSHWDSSLAIALLQLSRWCEQQQIALNVKDTPQGLQQLLQLATDVPVYQATNDAAIGGLLAALRSWLIVQGLQVHDGLVFVGESSLALGRWFRGKASTRRSDIVFFIEQAGPKGLAIVTLISLLVGMILAYLGSVQLRQLGAQVYVANLVAIGMVREMGALMTGVIMAGRTGAAYAAQLGTMQVNEEIDALRVMGISTMEFLVLPRLLALIFIMPLMCIYSDVIGMIGGAIVANGMGVSYTQYILQTQIAIDWVDISTGLIKSLIFGFLIAIAGCQAGLLCGRDSNAVGLATTNAVVKAIVFLVVSDAALNILFDKLGI from the coding sequence ATGACACTCGCTACATTCCACATTGATATGCAAGATGATAACTGTTCACTGCATCTTACGGGTGATTGGCAATTGGGCCAAGCGCCACTGGGCGCGGATATTTGCGCTACGCTACCCTCTGTTTGTCATTCCGTCACATTAATCACCACAGAGTTGTCGCACTGGGACTCAAGTCTCGCCATTGCCTTATTACAATTGTCACGTTGGTGTGAACAACAACAAATCGCCTTAAATGTAAAAGACACCCCACAAGGATTACAGCAATTACTACAACTTGCTACCGACGTTCCTGTTTATCAAGCAACCAATGATGCTGCCATTGGCGGATTATTAGCAGCCTTACGTAGCTGGCTTATTGTGCAAGGTTTACAAGTACACGACGGATTAGTGTTTGTTGGCGAGAGTTCACTGGCATTGGGTCGTTGGTTCAGAGGCAAAGCCAGTACTCGTCGCAGTGATATCGTGTTTTTTATAGAACAAGCGGGACCTAAAGGACTGGCTATTGTCACCTTAATTAGCCTGCTTGTGGGAATGATATTGGCCTATTTAGGCTCGGTACAGCTGCGGCAATTAGGGGCTCAGGTGTATGTTGCAAATTTAGTGGCTATCGGGATGGTGCGTGAAATGGGCGCGCTCATGACAGGCGTTATCATGGCTGGCAGAACAGGGGCTGCTTATGCTGCGCAATTAGGCACAATGCAGGTCAATGAAGAAATTGATGCTCTGCGCGTAATGGGCATTTCGACCATGGAATTCCTGGTTTTACCTCGATTATTGGCATTGATTTTTATTATGCCACTGATGTGTATTTATTCAGATGTGATCGGCATGATCGGCGGTGCGATTGTTGCCAATGGCATGGGCGTAAGTTACACCCAATATATTTTGCAAACCCAGATTGCGATCGATTGGGTAGACATTTCCACCGGTTTGATAAAAAGCCTCATTTTTGGCTTTCTGATTGCTATAGCGGGTTGTCAGGCAGGCCTTCTTTGCGGTCGAGATTCTAATGCCGTTGGTTTAGCCACCACCAACGCTGTGGTTAAGGCGATTGTCTTTCTTGTGGTCTCTGACGCCGCGCTTAATATTTTGTTCGATAAATTAGGGATCTAA
- a CDS encoding Tll0287-like domain-containing protein, which produces MRLTHKHTQSLIKASQMAGLIMLMSVSTVGQAESLTEQQVLEQQANQRIAEFSQALKGHLKTAIKQGGLTNAVSVCQAVAPAIAAENSKEGWTLTRTSLRVRNPANTPDAWELTQLQQFERVNASGQQAADKPIVASEFIVKDGKTQFRYMKAIPAQQLCLGCHGSNINPELSTLINKTYPNDKAVNFALGDIRGAFSLQKVINNQAASVTATTKP; this is translated from the coding sequence ATGCGCTTAACACACAAACACACACAATCATTGATTAAGGCTAGCCAAATGGCCGGCTTAATCATGCTTATGAGCGTCTCGACGGTAGGACAAGCTGAATCATTAACCGAGCAGCAAGTGCTTGAACAACAGGCCAATCAACGAATTGCCGAATTTAGCCAAGCACTGAAAGGTCATTTAAAGACAGCCATTAAGCAAGGTGGATTAACCAACGCAGTGTCGGTGTGCCAAGCGGTAGCACCTGCAATTGCAGCAGAAAACTCAAAAGAGGGCTGGACACTTACCCGGACCAGTTTGCGAGTGCGTAATCCAGCCAATACGCCCGATGCTTGGGAGTTAACACAATTACAGCAATTTGAACGTGTTAATGCTTCAGGACAGCAAGCTGCTGATAAACCCATTGTGGCGAGTGAGTTTATCGTCAAAGATGGCAAAACACAGTTTCGTTATATGAAGGCGATACCAGCGCAACAATTATGCTTAGGTTGTCATGGTAGTAATATTAATCCTGAGCTGAGTACTTTGATTAACAAAACCTATCCTAATGATAAAGCAGTTAACTTTGCCCTCGGTGATATTCGCGGTGCGTTTTCATTACAAAAGGTTATCAATAATCAAGCCGCATCGGTTACAGCAACAACAAAGCCGTAA
- a CDS encoding NifB/NifX family molybdenum-iron cluster-binding protein → MMITAIPMKDEHISSHFSKADEVLFIDDQGQVKGRFANPALTDGCEGKQQLVSLILAHGANRVIVRNIGQQLLAKLLSRQLSVFHAKNGRTAIDDLAGANLADCEEYTEASQGRPSSKHIAKQANGGCCDHNHADGEAGSHDGHCSGSEMATKKRCCGSEMGTATATMKTCCNKKHSLIHQH, encoded by the coding sequence ATGATGATTACCGCCATACCAATGAAAGACGAACATATTTCCAGCCATTTTAGCAAAGCTGATGAGGTGCTCTTTATTGACGATCAAGGTCAAGTGAAAGGGCGTTTTGCCAATCCTGCACTAACAGATGGATGTGAGGGTAAACAACAATTAGTCAGTTTGATACTGGCACATGGCGCTAATCGCGTGATCGTACGTAACATTGGCCAACAACTATTAGCTAAATTATTAAGTCGGCAACTGAGTGTTTTTCATGCTAAAAATGGTCGTACAGCAATAGACGATCTTGCCGGTGCTAATTTAGCTGACTGTGAGGAGTATACCGAGGCAAGTCAGGGACGCCCTTCATCTAAGCATATTGCTAAACAAGCGAATGGTGGTTGTTGTGATCATAATCATGCTGACGGAGAAGCGGGCAGTCACGATGGTCATTGCAGTGGATCAGAAATGGCGACAAAGAAACGTTGCTGCGGATCAGAAATGGGCACAGCAACCGCAACAATGAAAACGTGTTGCAATAAAAAGCATTCACTAATACATCAACATTAA
- a CDS encoding sigma-54 interaction domain-containing protein, producing MSNTTVVQSMINAIDKPAIFITPDYVIHAVNQAYLETYNTQVILGQSKCHQISHHSNEPCDKHGEECPLQQCQSTARAANAVHIHSTAHGKSYCDILMKPIKDNSGKVLGYLEVLDAIDYASTESKKGTMVGQSAPFKQMLNRINRASQSSIAVLLQGETGAGKELVAKAVHQASSRNDKPFVVIECTGLSENLFESELFGYEKGAFTGATTSKKGLIEIAHGGTVFFDEIGDVPMNMQVKLLRLLETQCYRAVGGLKQKRSDFRLVSASHKNLLDLVEKGEFRRDLYYRIAGFPIYLPSLRERLDDIPGLVNHFIKYSEYKHKRFSANALNLLSHYAYPGNIRELKNIIEQSALIANEDIIHSSDLPESVQPNHTSTDNKNTLKTATELMSLDDVEYAYLSQVCQQFQGSPAELAIKLNISVRTLYRKLQRYELKLTAL from the coding sequence ATGAGTAACACCACTGTTGTGCAATCAATGATAAACGCGATTGATAAACCGGCAATATTTATTACGCCAGATTATGTTATACATGCGGTTAATCAAGCCTATTTGGAAACGTATAATACACAAGTCATATTAGGCCAAAGTAAATGCCATCAGATATCTCATCACAGTAATGAGCCTTGTGATAAACACGGTGAAGAGTGTCCTTTGCAACAATGCCAGAGTACCGCAAGGGCTGCCAATGCCGTGCATATTCATAGCACTGCACACGGTAAGTCATATTGCGATATTTTAATGAAACCCATTAAAGATAACAGTGGCAAGGTATTGGGATATCTGGAGGTTTTAGATGCCATTGATTATGCATCAACAGAGTCTAAAAAAGGCACCATGGTCGGTCAATCTGCGCCGTTTAAGCAAATGCTCAACAGAATTAACCGAGCATCTCAATCCAGTATTGCGGTGCTATTGCAAGGTGAAACCGGTGCAGGTAAAGAACTCGTCGCTAAAGCGGTGCATCAAGCCAGTAGCCGCAATGATAAACCTTTTGTGGTTATTGAATGTACCGGCCTGAGTGAAAACCTGTTCGAAAGTGAGTTATTTGGTTACGAGAAAGGAGCCTTTACCGGGGCAACCACCAGTAAAAAAGGTCTGATTGAGATAGCCCACGGCGGCACGGTATTCTTTGATGAGATTGGCGATGTACCGATGAACATGCAAGTTAAACTGCTGAGGTTGCTAGAAACCCAATGTTATCGCGCCGTGGGTGGATTAAAACAAAAACGTTCCGACTTTCGATTAGTCAGCGCCAGCCATAAGAATTTACTCGATTTGGTTGAAAAAGGTGAATTTAGACGCGATCTGTATTACCGCATTGCCGGATTTCCCATTTACTTACCCTCGTTGCGTGAGCGCCTTGATGATATTCCAGGACTCGTAAATCATTTTATAAAGTACTCTGAATACAAACATAAAAGGTTTTCGGCTAACGCATTAAATCTGCTCAGTCATTATGCATATCCAGGTAATATTCGCGAACTGAAAAATATTATTGAACAATCGGCACTGATTGCCAACGAAGATATTATCCACAGCAGTGATTTACCTGAAAGCGTTCAACCTAACCACACATCGACAGATAACAAAAATACACTAAAAACGGCAACGGAACTCATGTCACTCGATGACGTGGAGTACGCATATCTTTCTCAGGTCTGTCAGCAATTTCAAGGATCTCCAGCAGAATTAGCCATTAAGCTTAATATTAGTGTGCGGACCTTATATCGTAAATTACAGCGCTATGAGCTAAAGCTAACAGCGCTGTAA
- a CDS encoding LexA family protein: MRIIPIAASAGITGFESPAAEYLQLGLSLDEILIQHPSSTFLGLAQGESMQGVGIFDGDLLIVDRHETAKSGDVIVANFNGEFVCKILDMPRRMLVSSNEQYLPVTICDYDDFSIEGVVTRSIRCHRQSPLLVSK, from the coding sequence ATGCGCATTATTCCTATTGCAGCGAGTGCCGGTATTACTGGCTTTGAAAGCCCTGCAGCCGAATACCTTCAATTAGGCTTAAGTCTTGATGAGATATTAATCCAGCATCCCAGTTCGACTTTTCTTGGCTTAGCCCAGGGCGAGTCGATGCAAGGAGTGGGGATCTTCGATGGCGATTTATTGATTGTCGATCGCCATGAAACCGCGAAAAGCGGCGATGTGATTGTGGCTAATTTTAATGGTGAATTTGTGTGTAAAATTCTCGACATGCCACGGCGAATGCTAGTGTCATCGAATGAGCAATATTTACCAGTGACCATCTGCGACTATGATGATTTTAGTATTGAAGGCGTGGTGACCCGCTCAATTCGTTGTCATCGTCAAAGCCCACTGCTTGTAAGCAAATAA
- a CDS encoding MBL fold metallo-hydrolase, which produces MNSTFSVHEFLDEDSETFTYVVADNATSYAVIIDPVLDFDYKSGRTDTRSVQRVLHWINRQKLTVKWILETHAHADHLSAASFLRDKIAGQMGIGEHITQVQDTFKTIFNLEPGFLPNGNQFDRLFKHNDRLKVGDMTIRIMHTPGHTPADLAYIVNEQAAFVGDTIFMPDVGTARCDFPGGDANTLYDSIQTLFSLPETTDIYVCHDYPTEGRDHQFKTQVSLQKKHNIHVNDSMKKADFVALRQQRDATLTMPRLILPAIQVNIRAGQLPAAEDNGTVYLKIPINIL; this is translated from the coding sequence ATGAATTCGACGTTTAGTGTGCATGAGTTTTTAGATGAAGACAGTGAAACATTTACTTATGTCGTAGCCGATAATGCGACCTCATATGCAGTGATTATTGACCCTGTTTTAGATTTTGATTATAAATCGGGCCGCACTGATACCCGCAGTGTGCAACGTGTTTTACATTGGATTAACCGCCAGAAATTGACGGTTAAATGGATATTGGAAACCCACGCCCATGCAGACCATTTATCTGCCGCCAGTTTTCTGCGTGACAAAATAGCGGGCCAAATGGGTATTGGTGAACACATCACTCAAGTACAAGACACCTTTAAAACGATTTTTAATCTAGAGCCAGGTTTTTTGCCTAATGGCAACCAATTTGACCGGTTATTTAAACATAATGACCGCCTAAAAGTGGGTGATATGACGATTCGCATTATGCACACACCGGGCCATACACCAGCCGATCTAGCATATATCGTTAATGAGCAAGCGGCTTTTGTTGGCGACACTATTTTTATGCCTGATGTGGGTACCGCCAGATGCGATTTCCCTGGTGGTGATGCCAATACCTTATACGATTCAATTCAGACATTATTCAGCCTTCCTGAAACCACCGATATTTATGTGTGTCATGACTACCCGACCGAGGGCCGTGACCACCAATTTAAAACCCAAGTAAGCCTACAAAAAAAACACAATATCCATGTTAACGACAGCATGAAAAAAGCAGATTTTGTGGCACTTCGTCAACAACGAGACGCGACATTAACCATGCCAAGGCTGATATTGCCAGCGATTCAAGTCAACATTCGCGCAGGGCAACTACCAGCGGCTGAAGACAACGGCACTGTGTATTTAAAAATACCCATTAATATCCTTTAA
- a CDS encoding sulfite exporter TauE/SafE family protein: MIQAIIGALLIGFVLSVLGSGGSILTVPVLLYLIGMQAELAIASSLCIVGAISLISSIGFIKQKKVSWPHVFLFGLPGMAGTYLGAWTSTFVTSDIQLMVFVMLMLIGAVMMWRNQSSRCKAGELNIIKILSQGLAVGVVTGFVGVGGGFLIVPALVLLGGIEMWLAIGTSLVIIAMNSLVGFVKYYSLLSNKGLEFDWSVIAIMIAGGLVGSIAGQWISQYLPKAILQKIFAVFLVMMALFMLSKSII, encoded by the coding sequence ATGATACAAGCAATCATTGGCGCATTATTAATTGGTTTCGTGTTAAGTGTTTTAGGCTCTGGAGGCTCAATTCTTACGGTTCCGGTGTTGCTATACCTTATTGGTATGCAAGCCGAGTTAGCCATTGCTTCATCATTATGCATCGTAGGAGCGATAAGTTTAATCAGTAGTATTGGTTTTATTAAGCAAAAAAAGGTCTCTTGGCCTCATGTATTTTTATTTGGTTTACCCGGCATGGCGGGTACTTATTTAGGTGCATGGACCAGCACCTTTGTCACCAGCGACATACAGCTAATGGTGTTTGTCATGCTAATGCTCATTGGCGCCGTCATGATGTGGCGTAATCAATCTAGCAGGTGTAAAGCGGGTGAACTAAATATCATTAAAATCCTCTCACAAGGTTTAGCTGTCGGTGTCGTGACCGGATTTGTTGGCGTTGGCGGTGGATTTTTAATTGTCCCAGCACTGGTTTTGCTCGGTGGTATTGAAATGTGGCTGGCAATAGGCACCAGCTTGGTGATTATTGCCATGAATTCACTGGTGGGCTTTGTTAAATATTACAGCTTGCTGTCAAACAAAGGACTTGAATTTGATTGGTCGGTTATCGCCATCATGATTGCCGGCGGGCTTGTCGGCAGTATTGCAGGTCAATGGATAAGCCAATATTTACCCAAAGCCATTTTACAAAAAATATTTGCCGTCTTTTTAGTCATGATGGCGCTATTTATGTTATCAAAATCTATCATTTAA
- a CDS encoding peroxiredoxin: MTDSIVSFPQLNRPAPAFNTKTTHGMRSLTDYKGKWLVLFSHPADFTPVCTTEFIGFAQRAEEFAQLNTELLGLSIDSIHSHIAWVRNIEENFGVEITFPIISDLSMEVAKAYGMIQPGASDTAAVRATFIIDPEGILRAMVYYPMSNGRSIDEFVRLVKALQTSDANGVATPENWQPGDDVIVPPPATTAEAKARLSQGFKYTDWYFSKKSL, encoded by the coding sequence ATGACTGATTCTATTGTTTCTTTTCCACAATTAAACCGACCCGCTCCGGCATTTAATACCAAGACCACACATGGCATGCGTTCACTCACTGACTATAAAGGCAAGTGGCTAGTATTGTTCTCTCATCCGGCTGATTTTACGCCTGTTTGTACTACAGAGTTTATCGGTTTTGCCCAACGTGCAGAAGAATTTGCCCAGCTTAATACCGAATTATTAGGTTTATCCATCGACAGTATTCATTCACACATCGCTTGGGTACGGAATATTGAAGAAAACTTCGGTGTTGAAATTACCTTCCCTATTATTTCCGACTTATCAATGGAAGTGGCTAAAGCCTACGGCATGATCCAACCCGGTGCGAGTGATACCGCGGCCGTCCGCGCGACCTTCATTATTGATCCTGAGGGTATTTTACGTGCCATGGTGTATTACCCAATGAGTAATGGCCGCTCTATCGATGAATTTGTTCGATTAGTCAAAGCATTGCAAACCAGTGACGCCAATGGCGTTGCCACCCCAGAAAACTGGCAGCCTGGTGATGACGTGATAGTCCCCCCACCAGCCACCACAGCAGAAGCCAAGGCCCGTTTAAGCCAAGGGTTTAAATACACAGATTGGTACTTTAGTAAAAAGTCGCTTTAA
- a CDS encoding ABC transporter ATP-binding protein yields MMLDDAFISVRNLCVGYGTTEVQRQLTFDIHKNDIFFVIGGSGCGKTTLLKSMVGLLTPLKGEVRYQGKNFYDADEPAQVAMLKDWGITFQTGALFSSMSLAENVALPLQLYTDLSERQIAEAVAYKLALVGLAGFEKFYPAELSGGMHKRAGLARAIALDPQLLFFDEPSAGLDPISCMRLDHLIVQICQALDSTVIIVSHELPSILSIGTRCVYLDNQTNTMLDCGDPRELKLNSSQPRVRQFLNRADKVEAS; encoded by the coding sequence ATGATGCTTGATGATGCCTTTATCAGTGTTCGCAATCTTTGTGTCGGTTATGGCACTACCGAAGTGCAACGACAGTTAACCTTCGACATTCACAAGAATGATATCTTTTTTGTCATTGGCGGAAGTGGTTGCGGCAAAACGACCTTGCTTAAATCAATGGTAGGACTGTTAACTCCGCTCAAGGGCGAAGTACGCTATCAAGGTAAAAACTTTTATGACGCAGATGAACCGGCGCAAGTGGCTATGCTTAAAGACTGGGGCATTACCTTTCAAACTGGGGCGTTGTTTTCCAGTATGTCACTTGCTGAGAATGTCGCTTTACCGCTGCAACTGTATACCGACCTTTCGGAGCGGCAAATCGCTGAAGCCGTGGCCTATAAACTTGCATTAGTTGGCTTAGCCGGGTTCGAGAAATTTTATCCTGCCGAGTTAAGTGGCGGCATGCACAAACGCGCAGGGTTGGCGCGCGCGATTGCACTGGATCCACAATTGTTGTTTTTTGATGAACCCTCTGCAGGATTAGACCCCATTAGTTGTATGCGCTTAGATCATTTAATAGTGCAAATCTGCCAAGCACTCGATTCGACCGTGATTATCGTGTCGCACGAGCTGCCCAGTATATTGTCAATCGGCACCCGCTGTGTGTATCTGGATAATCAAACCAATACCATGCTCGACTGTGGCGATCCGAGAGAATTAAAACTTAACAGCAGCCAACCTCGGGTGCGACAATTTCTCAATCGTGCTGACAAAGTGGAGGCATCATGA